A single region of the Plantactinospora soyae genome encodes:
- a CDS encoding cytidine deaminase, protein MPESSPVPAAPMGRHAPSATVDLTAEDAKLVILARGARGRIGAVEGAAVRDQDGRTYAAASVSLPSLTITALQLAVASAVAAGATRLEAGAVVTEASTLDGAGHAAVRDLAADAPIHVAAPDGTLLGTVLE, encoded by the coding sequence ATGCCTGAGTCGTCCCCCGTACCGGCCGCACCGATGGGGCGTCATGCTCCGTCGGCGACGGTCGACCTGACCGCCGAGGACGCCAAACTGGTGATCCTGGCCCGAGGCGCCCGGGGCCGGATCGGCGCGGTCGAGGGAGCGGCGGTGCGAGATCAGGACGGCCGGACGTACGCCGCCGCCAGCGTTTCGCTGCCGTCGCTGACCATCACCGCGTTGCAGCTCGCGGTCGCCTCGGCGGTCGCCGCCGGGGCCACCCGGCTGGAGGCCGGCGCGGTGGTGACCGAGGCGTCGACGCTCGACGGGGCCGGCCACGCCGCCGTACGGGACCTGGCGGCCGACGCGCCGATCCACGTCGCCGCCCCGGACGGCACCCTGCTCGGCACGGTGCTGGAGTGA
- a CDS encoding hemolysin family protein: protein MPGHLAALPASLASAGAPGGLPDLQLLFFAAGLVVLAGIFAMADAALGAVSPAQAGELARDGVRGARTLQIVATDAVRHINLLLLLRLLCELTATVLVALVAVDTFGAGWTAALVTAGAMTVVSFVVVGVAPRTIGRQHAYTVGRVTAPLVRWFGRVLNPLASLLILIGNAVTPGRGFREGPFATQVELRELVDLAEQRGVVEHGERQMIHSVFALGDTIVREVMVPRTEMVWIEAHKKLPQALLLFLRSGFSRIPVIGESVDDVLGVLYLKDVIRQTQGGDPNAADDRAVSDVMRSATFVPESKPVDDLLSEMQAARTHMVVVVDEYGGTGGLVTIEDILEEIVGEITDEYDVERPPVERLDDGEVRVTARLPVETLGELFDVELPADEVETVGGLLAQALGRVPIPGAAADVGGLHLIAEGTTGRRNHIDSVLVRRVTEADDRDRPTRTDPELRGTPSTREQHSRSEERQPADA, encoded by the coding sequence ATGCCTGGTCACTTAGCGGCGCTGCCCGCGTCCCTGGCGTCCGCCGGTGCGCCCGGCGGCCTACCCGATCTTCAGTTGCTGTTCTTCGCCGCCGGGCTGGTGGTGCTCGCCGGGATCTTCGCGATGGCCGACGCCGCGCTCGGCGCGGTCTCGCCGGCCCAGGCCGGTGAACTGGCCCGGGACGGCGTACGCGGGGCACGTACCCTGCAGATCGTCGCGACCGACGCGGTCCGGCACATCAACCTGCTGCTGTTGCTGCGGCTGCTCTGCGAGCTGACCGCGACCGTCCTGGTCGCCCTGGTCGCGGTAGACACCTTCGGCGCGGGCTGGACCGCCGCCCTGGTCACCGCGGGCGCGATGACGGTGGTCAGCTTCGTGGTCGTCGGGGTGGCACCCCGGACCATCGGCCGGCAGCACGCCTACACCGTCGGCCGGGTCACCGCGCCACTGGTCCGCTGGTTCGGCCGGGTGCTGAACCCGCTCGCCTCGCTGCTCATCCTGATCGGCAACGCGGTGACGCCGGGCCGTGGCTTCCGGGAGGGCCCGTTCGCCACCCAGGTCGAGCTGCGGGAGCTGGTCGACCTGGCCGAGCAGCGCGGCGTGGTCGAGCACGGCGAACGGCAGATGATCCACTCGGTCTTCGCCCTCGGTGACACCATCGTCCGCGAGGTGATGGTGCCGCGTACCGAGATGGTCTGGATCGAGGCACACAAGAAGCTGCCCCAGGCGCTGCTGCTCTTCCTCCGTTCCGGCTTCTCCCGGATCCCGGTGATCGGGGAGAGCGTGGACGACGTGCTCGGGGTGCTCTACCTCAAGGACGTGATCCGGCAGACCCAGGGCGGCGACCCCAACGCCGCCGACGACCGGGCGGTCTCCGACGTCATGCGCAGCGCCACGTTCGTGCCCGAGTCCAAGCCGGTCGACGATCTGCTCTCCGAGATGCAGGCGGCCCGTACCCACATGGTGGTCGTCGTCGACGAGTACGGCGGCACCGGTGGATTGGTCACCATCGAGGACATCCTGGAGGAGATCGTCGGCGAGATCACCGACGAGTACGACGTCGAGCGCCCGCCCGTGGAACGGCTCGACGACGGCGAGGTCCGGGTGACCGCCCGACTGCCGGTCGAGACCCTCGGCGAGCTGTTCGACGTCGAACTCCCCGCCGACGAGGTGGAGACCGTCGGCGGGCTGCTCGCCCAGGCGCTGGGCCGGGTGCCGATCCCCGGCGCGGCGGCGGACGTCGGTGGGCTGCACCTGATCGCGGAGGGCACCACCGGCCGGCGCAACCACATCGACTCCGTACTGGTCCGCCGGGTCACCGAGGCGGACGACCGGGACCGCCCGACCCGTACCGACCCCGAACTTCGGGGCACACCGTCAACTCGGGAGCAGCACTCCCGGTCTGAGGAGAGGCAACCCGCCGATGCCTGA
- the ybeY gene encoding rRNA maturation RNase YbeY codes for MSIEIANESGTTVDTDAVLAVARHALDEMGVNSLAELSVLLVDVEYMTELNHRWMGGDGPTDVLAFPMDEGSVDHGPGEVNGGEPALLGDIVLCPEVAAKQAAAAGHSSDDELHLLTVHGVLHLLGYDHAEPEEEREMFALQARLLDSWRATRAQ; via the coding sequence TTGTCCATCGAGATCGCCAACGAGTCGGGTACCACCGTCGACACCGACGCGGTGCTCGCCGTCGCCCGGCACGCCCTCGACGAGATGGGTGTGAACTCACTCGCCGAGCTGTCGGTGCTCCTCGTCGACGTCGAGTACATGACCGAGCTGAACCACCGCTGGATGGGTGGGGACGGCCCCACCGACGTACTCGCCTTTCCCATGGACGAGGGCAGCGTCGACCACGGGCCGGGCGAGGTGAACGGCGGTGAGCCGGCGCTGCTCGGCGACATCGTGCTCTGCCCGGAGGTCGCCGCCAAGCAGGCCGCGGCCGCCGGGCACTCGTCCGACGACGAGCTGCACCTGCTGACCGTGCACGGCGTACTGCACCTGCTCGGGTACGACCACGCGGAGCCGGAGGAGGAGCGGGAGATGTTCGCGTTACAGGCCCGGCTCCTGGACAGCTGGCGCGCGACGCGGGCCCAGTGA
- a CDS encoding PhoH family protein, which translates to MTGTPPPGGQQSRVQTRITVPDPKIMVNLLGAGDEILRLIERSITSDVHVRGNEVTLTGAPGDNAFAERLFTELLELIEKGETLTTDAVRRTLGMIEQGTTERPAEVLTLNILSRRGRTIRPKTLGQKRYVDAIDGKTIVFGIGPAGTGKTYLAMAKAVQALQAKQVNRIILTRPAVEAGERLGFLPGTLHEKIDPYLRPLYDALHDMLDPDSIPKLMAAGTIEVAPLAYMRGRTLNDAFIILDEAQNTTPEQMKMFLTRLGFGSKIVVTGDITQVDLPGGTSSGLRVVRDILEGVEDVHFAQLSSSDVVRHRLVSDIVDAYARWDAEHEAQQAQGVHAVPGRTAHGGRAGRRR; encoded by the coding sequence ATGACCGGTACCCCACCCCCCGGGGGGCAGCAGTCCCGGGTGCAGACCAGGATCACGGTTCCTGACCCCAAGATCATGGTTAATCTGCTCGGCGCGGGCGACGAGATCCTGCGACTGATCGAGCGGTCGATCACCAGTGACGTGCATGTCCGGGGCAACGAGGTGACCCTTACCGGTGCCCCCGGGGACAACGCGTTCGCCGAGCGGCTCTTCACCGAGCTGCTTGAGTTGATCGAGAAGGGCGAGACGCTGACCACCGACGCTGTCCGGCGTACCCTGGGCATGATCGAACAGGGCACCACCGAGCGTCCGGCCGAGGTGCTGACGCTCAACATCCTCTCCCGGCGCGGGCGGACGATCCGGCCCAAGACGCTGGGCCAGAAGCGGTACGTGGACGCGATCGACGGCAAGACGATCGTCTTCGGCATCGGGCCCGCCGGTACCGGCAAGACGTACCTGGCGATGGCCAAGGCCGTGCAGGCGCTCCAGGCCAAGCAGGTCAACCGGATCATCCTGACCCGGCCGGCGGTCGAGGCCGGCGAGCGGCTCGGCTTCCTGCCCGGCACCCTGCACGAGAAGATCGACCCGTACCTGCGCCCGCTCTACGACGCGCTGCACGACATGCTCGACCCCGACTCGATCCCGAAGCTGATGGCCGCCGGGACGATCGAGGTCGCACCGCTGGCCTACATGCGGGGCCGCACCCTCAACGACGCGTTCATCATCCTCGACGAGGCGCAGAACACCACGCCCGAGCAGATGAAGATGTTCCTCACCCGGCTGGGCTTCGGCTCCAAGATCGTGGTGACCGGTGACATCACCCAGGTCGACCTGCCCGGCGGAACGAGCAGCGGTCTGCGCGTGGTACGCGACATCCTGGAGGGCGTGGAGGACGTGCACTTCGCCCAGCTCTCCAGCTCCGACGTCGTGCGCCACCGGTTGGTCAGTGACATCGTGGACGCGTACGCCCGTTGGGACGCCGAGCACGAGGCCCAGCAGGCCCAGGGCGTGCACGCCGTACCGGGCCGTACCGCCCACGGCGGCCGTGCCGGCCGTCGCCGCTAA
- a CDS encoding serine hydrolase domain-containing protein: MVRQAQVESRIPAVSVALHRADRAPWTCTVGSTGSAAPLDERTTFRIGSVTKTFTAVLVLQCRDEGLLDLDDPIGAHLDVPEHGELTVRRLLSHTSGVQREPYGDIWDTLHTPRLEEFLADLARAERVLPPARRFHYSNLGAALLGQAVARIRGGTWAEVLADRVLGPLGLADTSLAPGPESATGFLVDPYSDHARPEPNTDLGALGPAAQLWSTASDMARWAAFLADPAALDPAGAVLRPATLDEMRWPLTVTDEVLWGAGFGLGLILVPQGDRSGGSRSVAGERVLHVGHDGAMPGFLASVYGRRGGAGTPGAMGCAVLGSSGTGVAVNELSHQLLAASARDDPADIEPWTPGEPAPEAYRGLLGRWWGEGFEYVFSWRDGTLQARGAADPAGKPPAIFEPLPDRPDILRTISGRETGELLRLTRDEEHGNVIKMHWATYRFTRSQETFG; encoded by the coding sequence ATGGTCCGGCAGGCGCAGGTGGAGTCGCGGATACCGGCGGTCTCCGTCGCGCTGCACCGTGCCGACCGTGCGCCGTGGACCTGCACGGTGGGGTCCACCGGCAGCGCGGCACCGCTGGACGAGCGGACGACGTTCCGGATCGGTTCGGTCACCAAGACCTTCACCGCCGTACTCGTGCTGCAGTGCCGCGACGAGGGCCTGCTCGACCTGGACGACCCGATCGGGGCGCACCTCGACGTGCCCGAGCACGGCGAACTGACCGTACGCCGGCTGCTGTCGCACACCTCCGGCGTGCAGCGCGAGCCGTACGGCGACATCTGGGACACCCTGCACACCCCGCGACTCGAGGAGTTCCTCGCCGACCTGGCCCGGGCCGAGCGGGTGCTGCCACCGGCCCGGCGGTTCCACTACTCCAACCTGGGTGCGGCGCTGCTCGGCCAGGCCGTCGCGCGGATCCGGGGCGGAACCTGGGCCGAGGTGCTCGCCGACCGGGTACTCGGCCCACTCGGGCTCGCCGACACCAGCCTCGCCCCGGGACCGGAGTCGGCGACCGGGTTCCTGGTGGACCCGTACTCCGACCACGCCCGGCCGGAGCCGAACACCGACCTCGGCGCGCTCGGGCCGGCGGCACAGCTCTGGAGCACCGCCTCCGACATGGCGCGCTGGGCGGCCTTCCTGGCCGACCCGGCGGCACTGGACCCGGCCGGCGCGGTGCTCCGGCCGGCCACCCTCGACGAGATGCGCTGGCCGCTGACGGTCACCGACGAGGTGCTCTGGGGCGCCGGCTTCGGACTCGGCCTGATCCTGGTGCCCCAGGGTGACCGGTCCGGCGGTTCCCGGTCGGTCGCCGGTGAGCGGGTGCTGCACGTCGGCCACGACGGCGCCATGCCCGGCTTCCTGGCCAGCGTCTACGGCCGGCGCGGCGGTGCCGGTACGCCCGGCGCGATGGGCTGTGCGGTGCTCGGCTCCTCCGGCACCGGGGTCGCGGTGAACGAACTGTCGCACCAACTGCTCGCCGCCTCGGCCCGGGACGACCCCGCCGACATCGAACCCTGGACCCCCGGCGAGCCCGCCCCCGAGGCGTACCGGGGACTGCTCGGCCGCTGGTGGGGCGAGGGCTTCGAATACGTCTTCTCCTGGCGCGACGGCACCCTCCAGGCCCGCGGCGCCGCCGACCCCGCCGGCAAGCCCCCAGCGATCTTCGAACCCCTCCCGGACCGCCCCGACATTCTCCGCACGATCTCCGGCCGCGAAACCGGCGAACTCCTCCGCCTCACCCGCGACGAGGAACACGGCAACGTGATCAAGATGCACTGGGCGACCTACCGCTTCACCCGCTCCCAGGAGACCTTCGGATGA
- a CDS encoding histidine triad nucleotide-binding protein, protein MEIDCLFCRIVAGQIPATVVRETDTTLAFRDISPQAVVHVLVIPKEHYADVATLTQADPALAGDVLGTAAVVAETEGLLADGFRLIFNTGSFGGQEVFHAHAHVLGGEPLGPMRAR, encoded by the coding sequence ATGGAAATCGACTGCCTCTTCTGCCGGATCGTCGCGGGCCAGATTCCCGCCACCGTGGTCCGGGAGACCGACACCACGCTCGCCTTCCGCGACATCAGCCCGCAGGCGGTGGTGCACGTGCTGGTGATCCCGAAGGAGCACTACGCGGACGTGGCGACGCTGACCCAGGCCGATCCCGCGCTGGCCGGCGACGTCCTCGGCACCGCGGCGGTGGTGGCCGAGACCGAGGGGCTGCTCGCCGACGGCTTCCGGCTGATCTTCAACACCGGCTCGTTCGGCGGCCAGGAGGTCTTCCACGCGCACGCCCACGTGCTCGGCGGCGAGCCGCTGGGTCCGATGCGCGCCCGCTGA
- a CDS encoding SDR family NAD(P)-dependent oxidoreductase — protein MTGRAVLVTGASRGIGRAVAMAFAESGDRVAVHHRDSAPLAGQLATALPGEGHIVVQADLADPAAVQAMVDDAAARLGGLDVLVNNAGTFGPLDDAHPVFDTSYEQWQQQWRRTIDVNLFGVANTIWCAARHLRDRGGRIVNVSSRGAFRGEPSQPAYGASKAGLNSLGQSLAVALAPYGIAVATVAPGFVETDMTNEHLKAARGDAIRAQSPFNRVARPEEIAAAVHWLASPEAEWASGTIVDLNGASYLRT, from the coding sequence ATGACTGGACGAGCGGTACTGGTGACGGGGGCGTCCCGAGGGATCGGGCGTGCGGTGGCGATGGCGTTCGCCGAGAGCGGAGACCGGGTCGCGGTGCACCACCGCGACTCAGCGCCGCTGGCCGGGCAGCTCGCCACGGCACTGCCCGGCGAGGGGCACATCGTGGTCCAGGCCGACCTGGCCGACCCGGCCGCCGTACAGGCCATGGTCGACGACGCGGCCGCCCGGCTCGGCGGGCTCGACGTACTGGTGAACAACGCCGGGACGTTCGGTCCGCTGGACGACGCGCACCCGGTCTTCGACACGTCCTACGAGCAGTGGCAGCAGCAGTGGCGCCGGACGATCGACGTCAACCTGTTCGGCGTGGCCAACACGATCTGGTGCGCCGCCCGGCACCTGCGGGACCGGGGCGGGCGGATCGTCAACGTCTCGTCCCGGGGCGCCTTCCGGGGCGAGCCGAGCCAGCCGGCGTACGGCGCCAGCAAGGCCGGACTGAACTCGCTCGGTCAGTCGCTCGCGGTCGCCCTCGCCCCGTACGGCATCGCGGTGGCCACGGTCGCGCCCGGCTTCGTGGAGACCGACATGACCAACGAGCACCTCAAGGCAGCCCGGGGCGACGCGATCCGGGCGCAGAGCCCGTTCAACCGGGTCGCCCGGCCCGAGGAGATCGCCGCCGCCGTGCACTGGTTGGCCTCGCCCGAGGCGGAGTGGGCCTCGGGCACCATCGTCGACCTGAACGGCGCCTCCTACCTGCGTACCTGA
- a CDS encoding beta-glucosidase family protein gives MTVGRRNETVLDGDGRAVGRDEAVYERALATLDLEAKVRLLSGQDFWTLPAIAEIGLDSLVMSDGPIGIRGVRWTPDDPSIALPSPTALAATWDPGLARRAGRLLGAQCRRKGIHLLLAPTVNLHRSPLGGRHFECYSEDPLLTAEIGVGYLTGVQDLGVGATVKHFVANDSETDRFTVDVRVSERALREIYLVPFERIVAAGAWAVMAAYNGVNGSTMTEHGGLLRDLLKDEWGFDGVVVSDWTAARSTAATANGGLDVVMPAAGDPWGAALVAAVRDGTVDEAVVDDKVRRVLRLAGRLGLLDGVPPAVDPSDRPTAGDGAAVAHEVATRSFVLARNADDLLPLDAGRLRRVAVLGALADDARIQGGGSALVAPPHAISPLAGLSAALPDVEIGYAVGADPRLRLPAAGGVQWTPITATLRADDGRVLYRAELDRATVRWMGDLPDGVRPAELASIEISARYTPMAGGTHQLAIDGFGLFTLALDGVELFDGPLFDEAEEPDAVFRSPVERRFDVPVRAGEAVEVRLTRRVVDGLVGYVSFTLGHRGPVPGPVDAAGPAPEVTRPDATTTASGPATTAPDSSGAAEAALLDEAVRVAAGADVAVVVVGTTEEVESEGFDRTSLALPGRQDELVFRVAAANPRTVVVVNAGSPVLMPWADEVAAILLTWFPGQEAGTALADVLLGRAEPGGRLPTTWPRRPEDCPALDTTPTDGVLDYSDGIFVGYRGWQAEPLFPFGHGLGYTDWDYRSLTVETGPDGPVAVVTVRNTGDRVGREVVQVYVGPRVAEPDRPVRWLAGFAAVEAAPGESVTVRVTLPARTAQVWTADGWLTRTGSYRVEAARSLADLRLTAELDL, from the coding sequence ATGACGGTCGGTCGGCGGAACGAGACGGTGCTCGACGGGGACGGCAGGGCCGTCGGTCGGGACGAGGCGGTGTACGAACGGGCACTGGCCACACTCGACCTGGAGGCCAAGGTACGGCTGCTCTCCGGCCAGGACTTCTGGACCCTGCCGGCGATCGCGGAGATCGGCCTCGACTCGCTGGTGATGTCGGACGGTCCGATCGGGATACGCGGGGTCCGCTGGACTCCGGACGATCCGTCGATCGCGCTGCCCAGCCCCACCGCGCTCGCCGCCACCTGGGATCCCGGGCTGGCCCGCCGCGCCGGTCGGCTGCTCGGCGCGCAGTGCCGCCGCAAGGGCATCCACCTGCTCCTCGCCCCCACCGTCAACCTGCACCGCAGCCCGCTGGGCGGACGGCACTTCGAGTGCTACTCCGAGGACCCGCTGCTCACCGCCGAGATCGGCGTGGGCTACCTGACCGGCGTCCAGGACCTGGGTGTGGGTGCCACCGTCAAGCACTTCGTGGCCAACGACTCGGAGACCGACCGGTTCACCGTCGACGTACGGGTCTCCGAGCGGGCGCTCCGGGAGATCTACCTCGTTCCGTTCGAGCGGATCGTCGCCGCCGGGGCCTGGGCGGTGATGGCGGCGTACAACGGGGTCAACGGCAGCACCATGACCGAGCACGGCGGGCTGCTGCGGGACCTGCTCAAGGACGAGTGGGGCTTCGACGGGGTCGTCGTCTCCGACTGGACGGCGGCCCGGAGCACCGCGGCGACGGCCAACGGCGGGCTCGACGTGGTGATGCCGGCCGCCGGCGATCCGTGGGGCGCGGCACTGGTCGCCGCCGTCCGCGACGGCACCGTCGACGAGGCGGTCGTCGACGACAAGGTACGGCGGGTACTCCGGCTCGCGGGCCGGTTGGGGCTGCTCGACGGCGTACCCCCGGCGGTGGATCCGTCCGACCGGCCCACCGCCGGAGACGGCGCCGCCGTCGCCCACGAGGTGGCGACCCGCTCGTTCGTGCTGGCCCGCAACGCCGACGACCTGCTGCCGTTGGACGCCGGCCGGCTACGCCGGGTCGCGGTGCTCGGCGCGCTCGCCGACGACGCCCGGATCCAGGGTGGCGGCAGCGCGCTCGTCGCGCCGCCGCACGCGATTTCGCCGCTCGCCGGCCTGTCCGCCGCCCTCCCCGACGTCGAGATCGGGTACGCGGTCGGCGCCGACCCCCGGCTCCGGCTGCCGGCCGCCGGCGGCGTGCAGTGGACGCCGATCACCGCGACCCTGCGGGCCGACGACGGCCGGGTGCTCTACCGGGCGGAGTTGGACCGGGCCACGGTGCGCTGGATGGGCGACCTGCCGGACGGGGTCCGGCCGGCCGAGCTGGCCAGCATCGAAATCTCCGCCCGGTACACCCCGATGGCCGGTGGCACGCACCAACTCGCCATCGACGGCTTCGGGCTGTTCACCCTCGCCCTGGACGGCGTCGAACTCTTCGACGGCCCGCTCTTCGACGAGGCGGAGGAGCCCGACGCGGTATTCCGCTCCCCGGTCGAGCGCCGCTTCGACGTCCCGGTACGCGCCGGCGAGGCGGTCGAGGTACGGCTCACCCGGCGGGTGGTCGACGGCCTTGTCGGGTACGTCTCGTTCACGCTCGGCCATCGCGGCCCGGTTCCGGGCCCGGTCGACGCCGCCGGCCCCGCACCGGAGGTGACCAGGCCAGACGCGACCACGACGGCCTCCGGCCCGGCCACGACGGCACCGGACAGCTCCGGAGCGGCCGAGGCGGCGCTGCTCGACGAGGCGGTCCGGGTGGCGGCCGGCGCCGACGTGGCGGTGGTCGTGGTCGGCACCACCGAGGAGGTGGAGTCGGAGGGGTTCGACCGGACGTCGCTGGCCCTGCCCGGCCGGCAGGACGAGCTGGTGTTCCGGGTCGCGGCGGCCAATCCCCGGACGGTCGTGGTGGTGAACGCCGGCTCCCCGGTACTGATGCCCTGGGCCGACGAGGTCGCGGCGATCCTGCTCACCTGGTTTCCCGGTCAGGAGGCGGGCACGGCGCTCGCCGACGTACTGCTCGGTCGGGCCGAGCCGGGCGGACGGCTGCCCACCACCTGGCCGCGCCGGCCGGAGGACTGCCCGGCGCTGGACACCACTCCGACGGACGGGGTGCTCGACTACTCCGACGGGATCTTCGTCGGCTATCGCGGCTGGCAGGCCGAACCGCTGTTCCCGTTCGGACACGGGCTCGGCTACACCGACTGGGACTACCGGTCGCTGACCGTCGAGACCGGACCGGACGGGCCGGTCGCGGTGGTCACGGTCCGGAACACCGGCGACCGGGTCGGCCGCGAGGTGGTGCAGGTGTACGTCGGCCCGCGCGTCGCCGAGCCGGACCGACCGGTCCGCTGGCTCGCCGGCTTCGCCGCTGTCGAGGCGGCTCCCGGCGAGTCGGTGACCGTCCGGGTGACCCTGCCGGCGCGCACCGCGCAGGTCTGGACGGCGGACGGCTGGCTGACCAGAACCGGGAGCTACCGGGTCGAGGCGGCCCGCAGCCTCGCCGACCTCCGGCTGACCGCCGAACTCGACCTCTGA
- a CDS encoding 16S rRNA (uracil(1498)-N(3))-methyltransferase, translating into MSAPLFLVESLPSDDVVTLDGPEGHHAATVQRLRTGEELLLADGRGGTATAVVTAVGRGTLTASVTTRRYVEPPDPRLVVVQGIAKGDRGELAVQAMTEVGADEIVPWAAERSVAQWRGDRGGRARERWVTTAREAAKQARRPWLPVVSGTAAAPDESTRLVAARITGAAAGFVLHEEAEPRLATVDLPTTGGIVLVVGPEGGVSPTELETLTSAGAVPVRLGTEVLRTSTAGVAALAVLSARLGRW; encoded by the coding sequence GTGAGTGCGCCGTTGTTCCTGGTCGAGTCGCTACCCTCCGATGACGTCGTCACCCTCGACGGCCCGGAGGGGCACCACGCGGCGACCGTACAACGACTGCGTACCGGCGAGGAACTGCTGCTCGCCGACGGGCGCGGCGGCACGGCCACCGCCGTCGTCACCGCCGTCGGCCGGGGCACCCTGACGGCCTCCGTCACCACCCGGCGGTACGTCGAGCCGCCCGACCCGAGGCTCGTCGTCGTACAGGGCATCGCCAAGGGCGATCGGGGCGAGCTGGCCGTACAGGCGATGACCGAGGTCGGGGCGGACGAGATCGTGCCCTGGGCGGCCGAGCGCTCCGTCGCGCAGTGGCGGGGCGACCGGGGCGGCCGGGCGCGTGAGCGGTGGGTGACGACCGCCCGGGAGGCGGCCAAGCAGGCCCGCCGGCCCTGGCTGCCGGTGGTCTCCGGAACCGCGGCGGCACCGGACGAGTCGACCCGACTGGTCGCGGCACGGATCACCGGGGCGGCGGCTGGCTTCGTCCTGCACGAGGAGGCGGAACCCCGACTTGCCACAGTGGACCTGCCGACGACCGGCGGGATCGTGCTGGTGGTCGGCCCCGAGGGTGGCGTGTCGCCCACCGAACTGGAGACGCTGACCTCGGCCGGGGCGGTGCCGGTACGGCTCGGCACCGAGGTGTTGCGGACCTCGACCGCCGGAGTCGCCGCGCTCGCCGTACTCTCGGCCCGCCTCGGCCGGTGGTGA
- the dnaJ gene encoding molecular chaperone DnaJ, translating into MAKDYYGILGVSRDASDDEIKRAYRKLARQYHPDVNPDPEAHEKFKDINAAYEVLSDDQKRQIVDLGGDPLAPGGGPGAGPGGAGGPFVGFQDIMDAFFGAAGGSRGPRPRTRPGADAILRLELDLPETAFGVEAPIAVDTAVLCTTCSGAGTAAGTHLATCEACGGRGEVQSVQRTFLGQVVSSRPCTVCQGYGTVVPHPCPTCAGDGRVRTRRSLTVKIPAGVEDGMRIRLAQQGEVGPGGGTAGDLYVEIHERPHDVYSRKGDDLHCRVTVPMTAAALGTRLTIKTLDSDEPVDVKPGTQPGSTLRLRARGVPHLRGTGRGDLYVHLDVRTPTKLDADQERMLRDFAKTRGEEVAELSKQGGFFSRMRDAFNGHA; encoded by the coding sequence GTGGCCAAGGACTACTACGGGATTCTCGGCGTCAGCCGGGACGCCTCCGACGACGAGATCAAGCGTGCCTACCGGAAGTTGGCGCGGCAGTACCACCCGGACGTGAATCCGGATCCGGAGGCACACGAGAAGTTCAAGGACATCAACGCCGCGTACGAGGTCCTCTCCGACGACCAGAAGCGGCAGATTGTCGATCTTGGTGGGGACCCGCTCGCTCCGGGCGGCGGCCCCGGCGCGGGCCCGGGGGGCGCCGGCGGACCGTTCGTCGGCTTCCAGGACATCATGGACGCGTTCTTCGGAGCCGCTGGTGGCTCTCGGGGACCGCGACCCCGTACCCGGCCCGGTGCCGACGCCATCCTGCGGCTCGAACTGGACCTGCCGGAGACGGCGTTCGGGGTCGAGGCACCGATCGCGGTGGACACCGCCGTGCTCTGCACCACCTGCTCCGGCGCCGGTACGGCGGCGGGCACCCACCTCGCCACCTGCGAGGCGTGCGGCGGGCGGGGCGAGGTGCAGTCGGTGCAGCGCACCTTCCTCGGCCAGGTCGTCTCGTCCCGGCCGTGCACCGTCTGCCAGGGCTACGGCACGGTCGTCCCGCACCCCTGCCCCACCTGCGCCGGTGACGGCCGGGTGCGTACCCGGCGTTCGCTGACCGTCAAGATCCCGGCCGGGGTCGAGGACGGCATGCGGATCCGGCTGGCCCAGCAGGGCGAGGTCGGCCCCGGTGGCGGCACCGCCGGAGACCTGTACGTCGAGATCCACGAGCGACCGCACGACGTCTACTCCCGCAAGGGCGACGACCTGCACTGCCGGGTGACGGTGCCGATGACGGCGGCGGCGCTGGGCACCCGACTGACCATCAAGACGCTGGACAGCGACGAGCCGGTCGACGTCAAGCCGGGGACCCAGCCGGGCTCGACGCTGCGGCTGCGGGCCCGGGGCGTACCGCACCTGCGCGGTACCGGCCGGGGTGACCTCTACGTCCACCTCGACGTCCGGACGCCCACGAAACTCGACGCCGACCAGGAACGGATGCTGCGGGACTTCGCCAAGACCCGGGGCGAGGAGGTCGCCGAGCTGAGCAAGCAGGGCGGCTTCTTCTCCCGGATGCGCGACGCCTTCAACGGCCACGCCTGA